The genomic interval CGATTATGGTCGGCTAGTCGGTCTTATAACTGCTAAGGACGTCTTTTACAGGGAGTCACATCCGTTCGCCACCAGAGATGGGGAGGGAAGGCTGAGAGTAGCTGCGGCCATATCTCCCTTCGATCTGGAGAGAGCGAAGGCCCTCGAGCCTTATGTGGATCTGCTGGTTACTGATGTGGCACACTTCCATAACGAGAATGTGATGAGGGCTGTTAAAAGGATAACGGAGGAGGTCAACGTTCCCCTAGTGGCGGGGAACATCGGGACCTACGAGGCTGCTGAGGAGATCATCACTAGGCTTGATGTAGTGGGTCTGAGGGTCGGTATAGCCAGCGGGAGCATATGCACCACCGGGGAGGTGACAGGTGTCGCTGCACCGACCCTCTTCGCTGTGGCCAAGGCCTCTGAAGTGGTGGCTAAATACGGCTCTGATGTGGCTGTTATCGCCGATGGAGGGGTTAGGGGTCCTGCTGAGGCAGCTAAAGCCTTTGCAGCCGGTGCAGATGCTGTCATGCTCGGCTTCGCCTTGGCTGGAACCAAGGAATCCCCAGGATCCCCTCTGATAGTGGGAGGGAAAATGTACAAGGTTTACAGGGGTATGGGCAGCCCGTCAGCCAGGTCGAAGAGGTTCGCTCTCGACAGATACAGCAAGCCGTCCAAGGACATAGCTGAGGGGATAGAGGGCCTAGTCCCGTACAGGGGTGACGTCGCTACAGTCATAGATAAGTTCGTTGCGGGCCTGAGGGCCGCCTTCGGCTATGTAGGCGCCGCCAACATAGGGGAAATGAAAAAGAAGGCCAGAATAGCCCTCCTATCATCAGTAGGTGCTAGGGAGATAGCTCCCCACGATGTCAAGCCCATGGAGAAGTTTTCAGCCTGAATAACCTCCTTTTTTGACCAGAAACATTTATAAACGGGATTGAGCCGACTGCCGGCTGGTAGGGATGCAGGGCCTACAGGACGTAGTCGTGGCGCTGGAGCAGCTCTGGATGCTGTTCAAAGTGACCGCTCCCAAGTTGCTATCTGCTGCCGTGATTCTTCTAGTGGGATACGTGATAGGGAGGCTTGTGGGCATAGTCATCAGCGGCTTACTAAGGAAGTTCCTGGGACTGGACAAGTGGGTGCGCAGTAAGGGCCTCATGGACGAACTGTACGGCATAAGTCCCTCCGGTCTCCTCGCTGGGCTAGTCAAGTGGTACATCTACCTCCTTTTCATAGGAGTCGCTGCCGAGAATCTGGGCTCCGGCGT from Thermoproteota archaeon carries:
- the guaB gene encoding IMP dehydrogenase, translated to MPWDKFANIEMAFTFGDVILLPGKTQVEPSEVDLSTRLGEIGLHVPILSSPMDTVTEAEMAIAVARMGALGVLHRNCTVEEQVNMAKAVKRAESFIIRDVVTVTPDDTVETARSIMKEMDISGLPVVAEGRLVGIITRRDVYFAEDGNQVVREVMTKDVITVSPDITPQEARKIMSRYKIEKLPVVDDYGRLVGLITAKDVFYRESHPFATRDGEGRLRVAAAISPFDLERAKALEPYVDLLVTDVAHFHNENVMRAVKRITEEVNVPLVAGNIGTYEAAEEIITRLDVVGLRVGIASGSICTTGEVTGVAAPTLFAVAKASEVVAKYGSDVAVIADGGVRGPAEAAKAFAAGADAVMLGFALAGTKESPGSPLIVGGKMYKVYRGMGSPSARSKRFALDRYSKPSKDIAEGIEGLVPYRGDVATVIDKFVAGLRAAFGYVGAANIGEMKKKARIALLSSVGAREIAPHDVKPMEKFSA